The genomic DNA ATAGCATGGGAAAATAGGACGGGATGGGATGCTAAGTCAAGGTGAATTCAGCCGGTTATTCAGGCTGGTCTGCGGGGAAGCCGCTACCCGGTCCAGTCCGGCGGTTTCTTCCGATACCGATTGGCCGTCGCCGACGGGTCTCAGGTCGATATGGACCCTGACCTCGCGCCCTTCGATGCTGAACGAAGCAAACGTCAGGTTTAGCGGAAGGACTTTCAAGCTGCAGTCGAAAACCTGGCTTGCGGTGAGCTGGGACAGGTCGATCGCAGGCGACGTTACGATCCGTTCGATCTGGTCGAGCTCCATTTCACGGCCCGTGATCGGCACCGAGGGCGGCTCCACCCTGACGTCTCGCGCGAGTTCCAGCCCATCGGGAAGCCGGCCGGTCAGGTCGTAGTCGATCATGATCCGTCGGTTCACGATGCGGTCGGACCTGATCGTCAGGCTTCTCGGATCGATCGAGGTGGCTACCAAGCGGAAGGGCAACTCCACGTTCGCTTCCGTGAGCGGCATGGTGTGCGTCCCGGGTTCCATGTCGTCCAGGTCTACCATGACGCGGACCTGGTCTTGCGTGAGCGTGGAGATACTGCCTTCGGGACCGCGAACCCGTACGTTCACCTCGCTGGTCGAATTGCTGATCAGCTCGATGTCGGTCGGGATATTCTGAAATTCGAGCGCGGCGGTAATTTCGATCTCGGACCGTTGCCCCCCGATCAACATGAACCAGAGCAGGCACGCCACGCCGATGGACGCCAGTTTGGCGGTAAGGTTGGTGCGATTGAACCGGTATCCCTGCCGGAGGGCGACGATCTTCTTCATCGCTTCCCGCATCGACGGCCTGCTTCGGGGGATCTCGATGGGCAGCAGTGACTTTTCGAGCGTCTGCCAGAGCTTCTCCCGGTCCGCCATGGCCGAGATGTCTCCGCCGGACGCCACGGATACCTCGCCGC from Gemmatimonadota bacterium includes the following:
- a CDS encoding TIGR00159 family protein — translated: MFDLVNLLDIFIIAALIYSLYMWLKGTRAYHILIGLGILGVLYSIATWSGLLLTSQILQYLLGVTLLLIIVVFQPEIRQLLERVSPLVIFRLQSSPISRRILKEITEACFELSEKRIGGLLVFPRATGISGVVQHGVKLDSLVSQELVVSIFHPSSPIHDGAIIVEKDRVVEAASYLPLSTREHLPPRYGTRHRAALGVSELGDTFCVVVSEESGEVSVASGGDISAMADREKLWQTLEKSLLPIEIPRSRPSMREAMKKIVALRQGYRFNRTNLTAKLASIGVACLLWFMLIGGQRSEIEITAALEFQNIPTDIELISNSTSEVNVRVRGPEGSISTLTQDQVRVMVDLDDMEPGTHTMPLTEANVELPFRLVATSIDPRSLTIRSDRIVNRRIMIDYDLTGRLPDGLELARDVRVEPPSVPITGREMELDQIERIVTSPAIDLSQLTASQVFDCSLKVLPLNLTFASFSIEGREVRVHIDLRPVGDGQSVSEETAGLDRVAASPQTSLNNRLNSP